In one Lachnospiraceae bacterium GAM79 genomic region, the following are encoded:
- a CDS encoding Precorrin-6B methylase 2 yields MKNTFSNSGMLNWLGFFANKMDVSPEKIKMLNICGRQKNVVPTIDTHKRVLIYTDASHEDLFYTLWEAGFGEYDIWIGEGTEPGSELTNAKLKNVINKKISEPTVIFIVNEKTRESVRYGMKNDLFTKGSVHYVCNEIRAVIMSILGVDTHDTILALMAESIVIEAAITASEGQIIAVEPDSGSRRSMEENVEKFGVHNVQIIPDMSEESLSKIPVPRLAFIVANHYLESDIERLLAINPQMQFVIYTLDLGILAETKLIFDKFGIQNMEALQINVSKTNKENVFVAQPAPWIITGGAE; encoded by the coding sequence ATGAAAAATACGTTCAGTAATTCAGGCATGTTGAACTGGCTTGGCTTCTTTGCAAATAAGATGGATGTCAGCCCGGAGAAGATAAAGATGCTTAATATCTGCGGCAGACAGAAAAATGTCGTGCCAACGATTGATACACATAAGCGGGTTCTGATCTATACTGATGCCAGTCATGAAGATCTCTTCTATACATTATGGGAAGCGGGATTTGGCGAATATGATATCTGGATTGGCGAAGGAACAGAGCCGGGAAGTGAACTTACAAATGCAAAGCTCAAGAATGTTATTAATAAGAAGATATCCGAACCGACGGTTATATTTATCGTAAACGAGAAGACCAGAGAATCCGTACGGTACGGTATGAAGAATGATCTGTTTACAAAGGGATCGGTTCATTATGTATGCAATGAGATCCGCGCGGTTATCATGAGTATTCTCGGTGTAGATACTCATGACACGATTCTTGCTCTGATGGCAGAGAGTATCGTTATCGAAGCTGCGATCACAGCGAGCGAAGGTCAGATCATTGCAGTAGAGCCGGACAGCGGTTCCAGAAGATCTATGGAGGAAAATGTTGAGAAGTTTGGAGTTCATAACGTGCAGATCATTCCGGATATGAGCGAAGAATCCTTAAGTAAGATTCCGGTACCAAGACTTGCATTTATCGTTGCGAATCATTATCTGGAATCTGATATTGAACGCCTGCTTGCGATCAATCCGCAGATGCAGTTTGTTATCTACACATTAGATCTTGGTATCCTTGCAGAGACCAAGCTGATTTTTGACAAATTCGGTATTCAGAATATGGAAGCGTTACAGATCAACGTATCCAAAACAAATAAAGAAAATGTATTTGTTGCTCAGCCGGCACCATGGATCATTACAGGTGGGGCTGAATAG
- a CDS encoding N-acetylmuramoyl-L-alanine amidase codes for MAIKIMIDAGHGGFDNGASYNGRTEKNDNLNLALALGDALSELGYDVEFTRTTDVYDSPTRKAQIGNESGSDYFISLHRNAAPYPNKYSGVETLVYNTSGIAYEMAENVDAELAKIGFENLGVEERKNLAVLRRTTMPAILIETGFIDSDKDNYLFDYRFEDIVNAIALGIDETLRG; via the coding sequence ATGGCTATAAAAATAATGATCGATGCCGGACATGGTGGATTTGACAATGGGGCATCTTATAATGGAAGAACGGAGAAGAATGACAACCTGAATCTGGCTTTGGCACTCGGTGATGCGTTGTCGGAGCTTGGTTATGACGTGGAATTTACGAGAACGACAGATGTCTATGATTCACCGACAAGAAAAGCACAGATCGGAAATGAGAGCGGTTCGGATTATTTTATCTCCCTGCACCGGAATGCTGCACCGTATCCGAACAAATATAGCGGGGTGGAAACCTTGGTTTATAATACATCAGGGATTGCATATGAAATGGCAGAAAATGTGGATGCAGAGCTTGCAAAGATCGGATTTGAGAATCTGGGAGTTGAGGAACGGAAGAATCTGGCTGTTCTGCGCCGGACAACGATGCCGGCAATTCTGATCGAGACTGGATTTATTGACAGTGATAAGGATAATTATCTGTTTGATTACCGGTTTGAAGATATCGTGAATGCGATCGCACTCGGAATTGATGAAACACTTCGTGGATAG
- the thrH gene encoding bifunctional phosphoserine phosphatase/homoserine phosphotransferase ThrH, with translation MDIVCLDLEGVLVPEIWIAFAEASGIPELKRTTRDEPDYDKLMNWRLGILKEHGLGLKEIQETIAKIDPIPGAKEFLDELRSMTQVIIISDTFTQFASPLMKKLGWPTIFCNSLEVAENGEITGFKMRCEKSKYTTVKALQSIGYDTIASGDSHNDLGMIRASKAGFLFKSTDQIKADNPDLPAYETYDELLAAIKKVLA, from the coding sequence ATGGACATTGTATGTTTGGATTTGGAAGGCGTATTAGTACCGGAGATTTGGATCGCATTTGCAGAGGCAAGCGGAATCCCGGAGTTAAAGAGAACAACAAGAGATGAGCCGGATTACGACAAATTAATGAACTGGCGTCTTGGTATATTAAAAGAACATGGACTTGGCTTAAAAGAGATTCAGGAAACGATCGCAAAGATCGATCCGATCCCAGGTGCAAAGGAATTCTTAGATGAGCTTCGTTCCATGACACAGGTTATCATTATCAGTGACACATTTACACAGTTTGCAAGCCCACTTATGAAGAAGCTTGGCTGGCCGACAATCTTCTGCAACTCATTAGAGGTAGCAGAAAATGGAGAGATCACAGGCTTTAAGATGCGTTGTGAGAAATCCAAATACACAACCGTAAAGGCACTTCAGTCTATCGGTTATGATACGATCGCAAGTGGTGACAGCCACAACGATCTTGGAATGATCCGTGCAAGCAAGGCCGGATTCCTCTTTAAGAGTACCGATCAGATCAAAGCAGATAATCCTGATCTTCCGGCTTATGAGACATATGATGAACTGCTCGCAGCCATCAAGAAAGTATTGGCTTAA
- a CDS encoding zinc ribbon domain-containing protein produces MIYKCEACGGVLVYDPDLGKMKCTQCGQTSERRFRMTLKDADSDTEEKEDGKRSFDDLWFGLDKDQKWHGEKEIQINPDWDADLLAFEMRNNRPEDISAASKRTEAEDISEKSEQQAQDTAYTGDRGEMQGERLMSVQIFRCTSCGAQIMIHGNERATFCSFCGQPTVIFDRESKEVWPDYIIPFSITEQQAVDAIKERFGTGRYVPREIKHPKIDKIRGIYIPYWLYTAYMRKKANLHLVSSDEEKKEPTNIFNAGADRDQSFYSMLQTTKKVGMYPGSFQNQKYESEKRSFSAGINQRTDMYADAYGNFDRVTFDASRKLDDRLSGRLEPYYMTEMKPFDPSYLSGFYADRYDVPSREAAPEIHQRISAAMDKAMIEDTGTTYIERSIEQYSVDKIEYALLPAWFMTFWYKHELYTILVNGQTGKVVGNIPVNKRSFISDAVILGVICCTIGVILFTEVNQGIISGYGFFSEFGGHFVVLPFVLAAGFFTKNLRKYRKYKHDKERLTSDTTKEYVKERQDKTWIR; encoded by the coding sequence ATGATCTATAAGTGTGAGGCATGCGGGGGTGTGCTGGTATATGATCCGGATCTCGGAAAAATGAAATGTACACAATGTGGTCAAACAAGTGAACGTAGATTTCGGATGACGTTAAAAGATGCTGATTCGGATACAGAGGAAAAAGAAGACGGAAAACGATCATTTGATGATCTGTGGTTTGGTCTTGATAAAGATCAGAAGTGGCATGGAGAGAAGGAAATCCAGATCAATCCTGACTGGGATGCAGATCTGTTGGCATTTGAGATGCGGAATAACAGACCGGAAGATATATCGGCTGCATCAAAACGGACGGAAGCAGAAGATATATCAGAAAAATCAGAGCAGCAGGCACAAGACACTGCTTATACAGGTGACCGGGGAGAGATGCAGGGAGAACGACTGATGTCGGTTCAGATATTCCGCTGTACTTCCTGCGGAGCACAGATTATGATCCATGGAAATGAGCGGGCAACTTTTTGTTCGTTCTGTGGACAGCCGACGGTTATATTTGACCGTGAATCGAAGGAAGTATGGCCGGATTATATCATTCCATTTTCCATAACGGAACAGCAGGCAGTGGATGCGATCAAAGAGAGATTTGGTACAGGCAGATATGTGCCAAGAGAGATCAAGCATCCGAAGATTGACAAGATCCGTGGAATCTATATTCCATATTGGCTGTATACAGCATATATGAGAAAAAAGGCCAATCTGCATTTAGTATCAAGTGATGAAGAGAAGAAAGAGCCGACAAATATCTTTAATGCCGGAGCAGACAGAGATCAATCCTTTTATTCGATGCTGCAGACAACGAAGAAGGTAGGTATGTATCCGGGATCATTTCAGAATCAGAAATATGAATCAGAGAAGAGAAGCTTTTCTGCGGGGATAAATCAAAGAACCGATATGTATGCAGATGCATATGGTAATTTTGACCGGGTTACATTTGATGCATCCAGAAAATTAGATGATCGGCTATCCGGTCGACTGGAACCATATTATATGACGGAAATGAAACCATTTGATCCATCTTACCTGTCGGGATTCTATGCAGATCGATATGATGTACCATCCAGAGAAGCGGCACCGGAGATTCATCAGAGAATCAGTGCTGCGATGGACAAAGCGATGATAGAAGATACAGGAACGACTTACATAGAGAGGAGCATTGAACAGTACAGCGTGGATAAAATTGAGTATGCACTCCTTCCTGCATGGTTCATGACCTTCTGGTATAAACATGAGCTTTATACGATTCTGGTAAATGGGCAGACCGGAAAGGTAGTTGGAAATATTCCGGTCAATAAGCGGAGCTTTATCTCGGATGCTGTGATACTTGGAGTGATATGCTGTACAATTGGGGTGATTTTATTTACCGAAGTGAATCAGGGAATTATAAGTGGTTATGGGTTCTTTTCTGAATTTGGCGGACATTTTGTTGTGTTGCCTTTTGTGCTGGCAGCAGGTTTTTTTACCAAAAATCTCCGTAAATATAGAAAGTATAAGCATGATAAAGAACGACTGACCTCCGATACAACGAAGGAATATGTAAAAGAAAGGCAGGATAAGACATGGATACGATAA
- a CDS encoding aminopeptidase P family protein gives MTTTEKLAGLREKMNETGVDAYVITTDDFHASEYVGAYFREREYMSGFTGSAGILVVLPDTAALFTDGRYFIQAEAQLAGSTIELMKSGQPGVPTIEEYLYDHLEPEKVVGFDGRTVSLDFADRMLGKLGDKKVTLNGDLDLVDELWADRPELSHEPVFELPFSYTGETRADKLARVRASIRSAGADVRVISALDEIAWLLNLRGNDIDCNPVFLSYMLIADEACRLYINDAILNNEIIRKLVVDGITIYPYNEIYTDLKRLPEIIHTHKQEEQMTVLLDGCQTNYRLRSCIPDGISVFDEPSAVQLMKAQKNSVECENERNAHIKDGVAVTKFIYWLKHHIGTETITELSAAEKLESFRKEQKGYIEPSFETISAYGPHGAIVHYEPTEETNVELKPESFLLVDSGGHYMEGTTDITRTITLGTLTEEEKWAYTLVLIGHLNLAAARFKHGTRGENLDYLAREPLWRYGLDFNHGTGHGVGYLLNVHEGPNRIHFRIMEERRPTAVFEEGMITSDEPGLYIEGRFGIRHENLVLCKKVGKPTGKLPEVFLKEAEANGTFLEFETLTWVPFDTEALIPELMTDRELQRLNEYHKNVYEKIAPHLTEEERIWLEQATSPVSKKY, from the coding sequence ATGACGACAACAGAGAAGCTTGCAGGGCTGCGTGAGAAAATGAATGAAACAGGCGTAGATGCTTATGTGATCACAACGGATGACTTTCATGCGTCCGAATATGTTGGAGCATATTTCAGGGAAAGAGAATATATGTCCGGGTTTACAGGATCTGCCGGAATACTGGTTGTGCTCCCTGATACGGCGGCATTGTTTACAGATGGACGGTATTTCATTCAGGCGGAAGCACAGCTTGCAGGCAGTACGATCGAACTGATGAAGAGTGGACAGCCGGGCGTTCCAACGATCGAGGAATATTTGTACGACCATCTGGAACCGGAAAAGGTTGTAGGATTTGACGGAAGAACCGTCAGTCTGGATTTTGCTGACAGGATGCTTGGCAAACTGGGCGATAAAAAGGTTACTTTAAATGGTGACCTGGATCTGGTCGATGAACTCTGGGCGGACAGACCGGAGCTGTCACATGAGCCGGTATTTGAATTACCGTTTTCATACACAGGTGAAACCCGTGCGGATAAGCTTGCGCGTGTCAGAGCGTCAATAAGATCCGCAGGCGCGGATGTCCGGGTGATCTCTGCGCTGGACGAGATCGCGTGGCTTCTGAATCTGCGGGGCAATGATATAGACTGTAATCCGGTATTCCTGTCATATATGCTGATCGCAGATGAAGCCTGCCGTTTATATATCAATGATGCGATTTTAAACAATGAAATCATCCGCAAACTTGTCGTTGATGGAATTACGATTTATCCGTATAATGAAATCTATACGGATCTGAAGCGGTTGCCGGAGATTATTCATACGCATAAACAGGAAGAGCAGATGACGGTATTGCTGGATGGCTGCCAGACCAATTATAGATTAAGAAGTTGTATACCGGATGGTATATCAGTGTTCGATGAACCGTCTGCTGTTCAGTTGATGAAAGCACAGAAGAATTCAGTAGAGTGTGAAAATGAACGGAATGCGCATATTAAGGATGGAGTTGCTGTAACGAAATTTATCTACTGGCTCAAGCATCATATCGGAACAGAGACAATCACGGAGCTTTCGGCAGCAGAGAAGCTAGAGTCTTTTCGAAAAGAGCAAAAGGGGTATATCGAGCCGAGCTTTGAAACGATATCTGCATATGGTCCACATGGCGCGATCGTACATTATGAACCGACAGAGGAGACAAATGTCGAATTAAAACCGGAGAGCTTCTTATTAGTAGACAGTGGCGGTCATTACATGGAGGGAACGACTGATATCACCAGAACGATCACGCTCGGAACTCTGACAGAGGAAGAGAAATGGGCATATACACTGGTGCTGATCGGACATCTGAATCTGGCAGCAGCAAGATTTAAGCATGGAACGCGTGGTGAGAATCTCGATTATCTGGCGCGTGAACCACTGTGGCGGTATGGCCTGGATTTCAATCACGGCACCGGTCATGGAGTCGGATATCTGTTAAATGTACACGAAGGACCAAACAGGATACACTTCCGAATCATGGAAGAACGCAGACCGACAGCAGTATTCGAAGAAGGTATGATCACATCAGATGAACCGGGCTTATATATAGAAGGAAGGTTTGGTATCCGTCATGAGAATCTGGTTCTTTGTAAGAAAGTAGGGAAACCGACAGGCAAGCTTCCGGAGGTATTCTTGAAAGAAGCGGAAGCAAATGGAACATTTCTGGAATTTGAAACGCTGACCTGGGTTCCGTTTGACACCGAAGCTTTGATACCGGAACTGATGACAGATCGTGAGCTCCAACGATTGAATGAATATCACAAGAATGTGTATGAGAAGATTGCTCCACATCTGACGGAGGAAGAACGTATATGGTTGGAGCAGGCAACGAGTCCTGTATCGAAAAAATATTAA
- the glgB gene encoding 1,4-alpha-glucan branching protein GlgB has product MDIYEFYSGRSFDAYRELGAHVKKEITGKKTVVSGVEFVTYAPNALGVNVIGEFNDWNETVMERCYDGSFFKVFVPEARPGMMYKYKIYHRDGSSMEHCDPYGFGMELRPAFASIIRDMDTYRFHDAKWMKNRSVCQGSPLNIYEVHLGSWRTKPVFDEQGNPLTPEEIAESNRVEESWYTYKEIAPMLAEYVKEQGYNYVEFMPLSEHPSDQSWGYQNTGFFSPTSRYGTADDLKEMIDILHQHNIGTILDFVPVHFALDGYGLARYDGTALYEYPSNDVGYSEWGSMNFIHSKGEVRSFLQSAANYWLSEYHFDGLRMDAISRIIYWMGDESRGVNDRAVDFIRNMNQGLKDRHPSIILCAEDSTDFKGTTKETKYGGLGFDYKWDMGWMNDTLNFFRTLPFVRGEHYHDLTFSMMYNYNERYLLPLSHDEVVHGKATIIQKMAGMYEEKFPQAKALYAYMYAHPGKKLNFMGNEIGQFREWDEKREQDWDLLKYPNHDSFHQYMKALNKIYMKEPALSAWDDDPNGFAWILCGKENDVVYIFQREVNEDKVIVVLNLSGLVYKNYHFNYGNGDTMKVLINSDWNKFGGSTKDTEKTIKGVNGDFGFDLPAFSGIYLKPVD; this is encoded by the coding sequence ATGGACATTTACGAATTTTATTCCGGAAGAAGCTTTGATGCATATAGAGAACTAGGGGCGCATGTGAAGAAAGAGATCACAGGAAAGAAGACAGTTGTCAGTGGTGTGGAATTTGTTACATATGCACCGAATGCACTGGGGGTAAATGTGATCGGTGAATTCAACGACTGGAACGAGACGGTCATGGAACGCTGTTATGACGGCAGCTTTTTCAAGGTATTTGTGCCGGAAGCAAGACCGGGCATGATGTACAAATATAAGATCTATCACAGAGACGGCAGCAGCATGGAGCATTGTGATCCGTATGGCTTCGGCATGGAGCTGCGTCCGGCATTTGCATCCATTATCCGGGATATGGATACTTATCGTTTCCATGATGCCAAATGGATGAAGAACCGTAGTGTATGTCAGGGAAGTCCACTTAACATCTATGAAGTTCATCTGGGTTCCTGGCGCACAAAACCGGTCTTTGATGAACAGGGAAATCCGCTGACACCGGAGGAGATCGCAGAGAGCAACCGGGTAGAGGAGAGCTGGTATACCTATAAGGAGATCGCTCCGATGCTTGCGGAATATGTGAAAGAGCAGGGATATAATTATGTAGAGTTCATGCCGCTCTCCGAGCATCCGTCCGATCAGTCCTGGGGCTATCAGAATACCGGATTTTTCAGTCCGACATCCAGATATGGAACAGCAGATGACCTGAAGGAAATGATCGATATTCTGCATCAGCATAATATTGGCACAATTCTTGATTTTGTTCCGGTTCATTTCGCACTTGATGGCTATGGACTTGCCAGATATGATGGCACGGCATTGTATGAATATCCAAGCAACGATGTGGGATACAGTGAGTGGGGAAGCATGAACTTCATTCATTCCAAAGGAGAAGTGCGGAGCTTCTTACAGTCTGCGGCGAATTACTGGCTGTCAGAGTATCATTTTGACGGACTTCGTATGGATGCGATCAGCCGTATCATCTACTGGATGGGCGATGAGAGCCGTGGTGTAAATGACCGGGCGGTTGATTTTATCCGGAATATGAATCAGGGGTTAAAGGATCGTCATCCTTCGATCATCCTGTGTGCCGAAGACTCGACAGACTTTAAGGGTACAACGAAAGAAACAAAATATGGTGGACTGGGCTTTGATTACAAATGGGATATGGGCTGGATGAATGATACACTGAATTTCTTCCGTACACTTCCATTTGTCCGCGGCGAGCATTATCATGACCTGACATTCTCGATGATGTATAACTATAACGAACGGTATCTGCTTCCTTTGTCACACGATGAGGTTGTACATGGAAAGGCAACGATCATTCAGAAGATGGCGGGTATGTATGAAGAAAAGTTCCCACAGGCAAAGGCATTATATGCTTATATGTATGCGCATCCGGGCAAGAAGCTGAACTTTATGGGAAATGAGATCGGACAGTTCCGTGAATGGGATGAGAAGCGCGAGCAGGACTGGGATCTTTTGAAATATCCGAACCATGATTCCTTCCACCAGTACATGAAAGCACTGAATAAGATTTATATGAAAGAGCCGGCATTATCTGCATGGGATGATGATCCGAACGGATTTGCATGGATCCTTTGCGGTAAGGAAAATGATGTTGTCTATATCTTTCAGCGTGAAGTAAATGAAGATAAGGTGATCGTTGTATTAAACCTGTCGGGACTTGTATATAAAAATTATCACTTTAATTATGGAAATGGTGATACAATGAAGGTACTAATCAACAGTGACTGGAATAAATTTGGGGGAAGCACAAAAGATACAGAAAAGACGATCAAAGGTGTAAATGGAGATTTCGGATTTGACCTTCCGGCATTTTCCGGAATTTACCTGAAACCGGTCGATTAG
- a CDS encoding TetR/AcrR family transcriptional regulator, protein MDLRIQKTKNSIFSAFIELRAAKPLEKITIRELTQKANISKQTFYLHFKDIYDLSEYLENDAITSLVADIPNPDLIITDPAAAARLLCTAFITQGHLFNILFPDDDRSCGVLTNKLEARIKELIFITHPEFKDNLEKNITISLLIQGSVHTFLKYKEEDTEQVIEILADTIGRIADHS, encoded by the coding sequence ATGGATTTAAGAATACAGAAAACCAAGAACAGCATTTTCAGTGCTTTTATAGAATTACGTGCGGCAAAACCGCTCGAAAAGATTACGATCCGGGAGCTGACCCAGAAAGCAAATATCAGCAAACAGACATTTTATCTTCATTTTAAAGATATCTACGATCTATCGGAATATCTGGAAAATGATGCGATCACGTCACTGGTTGCAGACATTCCAAATCCGGATCTTATCATCACAGATCCGGCTGCCGCAGCCAGACTGCTCTGTACCGCATTTATCACACAGGGACATCTGTTCAACATTCTTTTCCCGGATGATGACAGAAGCTGTGGTGTGCTCACCAACAAACTGGAAGCCCGCATTAAGGAACTGATCTTTATCACGCATCCGGAATTCAAAGACAATCTGGAGAAAAATATCACAATTTCTCTGCTGATTCAGGGAAGCGTACATACTTTCTTAAAATATAAGGAAGAAGATACCGAGCAGGTGATCGAGATTCTTGCCGATACCATCGGAAGGATTGCCGACCATTCTTAA
- a CDS encoding carbon-nitrogen hydrolase family protein, which yields MIPTVNTKAEPSEMFEWELRVQAFQNSVMPAMCNRVGAEDEMHFSGESIVVDAHGNVLTKADDTEQIVYVDADLSTVKKIRASKPYTQLRRREFSTVT from the coding sequence TTGATCCCGACAGTTAATACAAAGGCAGAACCTTCCGAGATGTTTGAGTGGGAGCTGCGTGTTCAGGCATTTCAGAACAGTGTTATGCCTGCTATGTGTAATCGTGTCGGGGCAGAGGATGAGATGCACTTTTCCGGAGAATCGATCGTGGTTGATGCGCATGGAAATGTTCTTACAAAAGCTGATGATACAGAGCAGATCGTATATGTAGACGCAGATCTGTCAACCGTAAAAAAGATACGGGCATCAAAGCCATATACACAGCTCAGACGCAGGGAGTTTAGTACTGTTACGTGA
- a CDS encoding DNA alkylation repair protein: MGDTNEYTVHDLVRDELYKNMDVEYGKFTASLSPGAGNIIGVRIPVLRKMAKEIASVNWKEYLDGARDDTFEEVMLQGIVLGYARGKIDDILTYMGRFIPKIDDWSICDTCCNTFKIANQYQQEVWDFLMPYLDEQGVIDGKPANERNREFELRFVAVMMLNYYLNDAYIDKVLYAYDHMKNDGYYLKMGVAWGLAEAYVKCPEPTKVFLNNNHLDDFTFNKAIQKMQESFRITPEEKAALKAMKR, encoded by the coding sequence ATGGGAGATACGAATGAATATACAGTTCACGATCTGGTACGGGATGAGTTGTATAAAAATATGGATGTTGAATATGGAAAATTTACAGCGAGTCTGTCACCGGGAGCAGGAAATATCATCGGCGTTCGGATTCCGGTGTTGCGCAAAATGGCGAAAGAGATCGCGTCTGTAAACTGGAAGGAGTATCTGGATGGCGCAAGGGATGATACCTTTGAAGAAGTCATGCTACAGGGCATTGTGCTTGGCTATGCCAGAGGAAAGATCGACGACATTCTCACATACATGGGACGGTTCATACCAAAGATCGATGACTGGTCGATCTGCGATACCTGCTGTAATACGTTTAAGATTGCAAACCAGTATCAGCAGGAAGTGTGGGATTTCCTGATGCCATATCTGGACGAGCAGGGAGTAATCGATGGCAAGCCTGCTAACGAGAGAAATCGTGAGTTTGAACTGCGGTTTGTAGCAGTTATGATGTTGAATTATTATCTGAATGATGCCTATATTGATAAGGTGTTATATGCATACGATCATATGAAGAATGATGGCTATTATCTGAAAATGGGTGTTGCATGGGGACTTGCAGAAGCCTATGTAAAATGTCCGGAGCCGACGAAGGTATTTTTAAATAATAACCATCTGGATGATTTCACATTTAACAAAGCAATCCAGAAGATGCAGGAATCCTTCCGTATCACACCGGAGGAAAAAGCTGCACTCAAGGCAATGAAGCGGTAG
- a CDS encoding TIGR00730 family Rossman fold protein has product MNICIFGASSNDIDQAYMDAVFNLGKKLAERGHTLVFGAGARGLMGAAARGASAGNGEIVGVAPTFFNVDGIIYDKCTELIRTETMRERKQIMEDRSDAFIMVPGGIGTFEEFFEVLTLKQLGRHGKAIIVYNKDGFFDSLFQMMDECVEKGFMNHVTNEIYQVMTDTDEILSYLDGYTPEVGKVFKF; this is encoded by the coding sequence ATGAATATATGTATATTTGGTGCATCCAGCAATGACATTGATCAGGCATACATGGATGCGGTTTTTAATCTTGGAAAGAAGCTGGCAGAGAGAGGACACACATTAGTATTTGGTGCGGGTGCAAGAGGACTTATGGGGGCTGCCGCCAGAGGAGCAAGTGCCGGAAATGGTGAGATCGTTGGCGTTGCACCGACATTTTTTAATGTGGACGGCATCATATATGACAAATGTACAGAGCTGATCCGGACAGAGACGATGCGTGAGCGGAAACAGATCATGGAGGATCGGAGTGATGCATTTATCATGGTGCCGGGTGGAATCGGAACATTTGAGGAATTTTTTGAGGTGTTGACTTTAAAGCAGCTTGGACGGCATGGCAAGGCGATCATCGTCTATAACAAGGATGGATTCTTTGATTCTTTGTTTCAGATGATGGATGAATGTGTCGAGAAGGGTTTTATGAACCATGTAACAAACGAGATCTATCAGGTGATGACAGATACAGATGAGATCCTTTCTTATCTGGATGGCTATACACCGGAGGTCGGCAAGGTATTTAAATTTTAA
- the fliB gene encoding flagellin lysine-N-methylase — translation MIYSYPDYYKKFRCIADKCPDTCCSDWQIVIDDESLEKYRNYAGEYRQTLHRNIQWEEGVFGHNRKGKCAFLRDDGLCDMYKHMGKDSLCTTCREYPRHTEEFENIREISLSLSCPEVARILMQKTDPVTFVCEEDDEEEVFEDYDYFLFSNLEDIREEILKITQNREESLKARIRKVLQIGASAQRHYEEGDLIDWGECEDTDKVCVKDEYELFRKHMRFLSEELELLYQDWDDVLVESEVLLFDLGEAGFTENKKRFLSWWGNSSLPSLEIVLEQIVVYFISIYLLGAVYDGNILGKIDSAVGHVTVIFLLLLARWIKCSEKLEMADLIELVYRYSREIEHSDENLDRVEELDWFIRI, via the coding sequence ATGATTTATTCTTATCCGGATTATTATAAAAAGTTTAGATGTATAGCGGACAAATGCCCGGACACCTGCTGTTCTGACTGGCAGATCGTGATTGATGATGAATCACTGGAAAAATATCGAAATTACGCAGGAGAATACAGGCAGACACTTCATCGGAATATACAGTGGGAAGAAGGCGTATTCGGACATAACCGGAAGGGCAAATGTGCATTTTTGCGGGATGATGGACTGTGTGATATGTATAAGCATATGGGAAAAGACAGCTTATGCACAACCTGTCGGGAATATCCAAGGCATACGGAAGAATTTGAAAATATAAGAGAGATTTCATTATCGCTTTCCTGCCCGGAGGTGGCAAGGATATTGATGCAGAAGACAGATCCGGTAACATTTGTCTGTGAAGAAGACGATGAGGAAGAAGTATTTGAGGATTATGATTATTTCCTGTTTTCCAATCTTGAGGATATCCGGGAGGAGATTTTGAAGATTACCCAGAACCGGGAAGAAAGTCTGAAAGCAAGGATCAGAAAAGTATTGCAGATCGGTGCTTCCGCACAGAGACATTATGAAGAAGGGGATCTGATCGACTGGGGTGAATGTGAGGATACAGATAAAGTCTGCGTGAAAGATGAATATGAACTGTTCCGGAAGCATATGAGATTCCTGTCAGAGGAGCTGGAGCTGTTATATCAGGACTGGGATGATGTGTTGGTGGAATCCGAAGTGCTTTTGTTTGATCTGGGGGAAGCCGGTTTCACAGAGAATAAGAAACGATTTCTGTCATGGTGGGGAAACAGCAGCCTGCCTTCACTTGAGATCGTGCTGGAGCAGATCGTTGTTTATTTTATTTCGATCTATTTGTTAGGTGCGGTCTATGATGGGAATATTCTTGGTAAAATAGATTCCGCGGTGGGACATGTGACAGTAATCTTCCTGCTGCTTCTCGCCAGATGGATAAAGTGCAGTGAGAAGTTAGAGATGGCTGATCTGATCGAACTGGTGTACCGGTATTCCAGAGAGATCGAACATTCGGATGAGAATCTCGACCGGGTGGAAGAACTGGACTGGTTTATAAGAATATAA